A region of Micromonospora chokoriensis DNA encodes the following proteins:
- a CDS encoding FtsK/SpoIIIE domain-containing protein, producing the protein MESVASAFGRAVAAHREAVSHAEAARARLRVGAGQNGPSVQASEDARRFAAGMQRMAEGLTPGWLGCRLEAAAAALPSGVDAAVGRPLAVRLGEASPVADGVFGVVVPFVGAGHLAVDSDARDPSVARWLRGLLLRVLAALPDGALRVAAVDGATLGAVFGPFRAMVEAEAWRRPAIDLPGLQQVLAEAEERIERVQDGEADPSVLLVCVAALPQGAARAEWSRLAAIAHAGPAAGVFLLLAGYPPPQHPGLEAAPRLERTTHLTAAGGGLFRVSDPPGPYRFSDDGAGLAVPMRLDGGPSDDLIETVCRRLAKAARVQASTDFTALMPVEIWQESSVGGLRTVVGREGRAECVLALDDATPHWLVGGRTGSGKTVFLLDMLYGLASRYSPDELGLYLLDFKEGVSFAEFTPTAVDPSWIPHARTVGIESDREYGLAVLRTLSREMTRRASELKRAGVTKLADLRAGRPDVAMPRLVAVIDEFHVLFEGNDPVARQAVALLEELARKGRSYGIHLVLASQTISGVEALFAKTESIFGQFPLRVALAGGGGILDQLNDGADNLPIGAAVINAAAGIPGANRVIRFPNADAASVTAQRHLLWNARPPGDAPPAVFAGYAEQHPDADPTFARLSPNVRRRRALVGRAVDVGLPTAGFTLDATPGSHLAVLGTSPVGADVLYAAAVSLARQHAPGTARFLIAPLVAAADEAADAAVEAITAAGHHCETITSTQYRTHLVDLAQQSEPGGGQATYLVVFGADAASNLLAASDPITYRSGHEDLRAVLANGPGHGVHLLGWWRTLSRFNDDVGPTGGGEVACLVALNLPSSDIGSLLGDYASEWQSRPNRALLIDRNDNRRTLIVPYVRPGTLDQIDDLT; encoded by the coding sequence ATTGCGCGTTGGGGCCGGACAGAACGGCCCATCTGTGCAGGCCAGCGAAGATGCCCGACGTTTCGCTGCCGGTATGCAGCGAATGGCCGAGGGATTGACGCCGGGCTGGTTGGGGTGCCGGCTGGAAGCTGCCGCCGCAGCCCTTCCGTCGGGTGTCGATGCGGCTGTTGGGCGCCCGCTTGCTGTTCGGCTGGGTGAGGCGTCCCCGGTCGCCGACGGCGTCTTTGGTGTCGTCGTACCGTTCGTAGGGGCCGGCCATCTGGCGGTCGACAGCGACGCCCGCGATCCCTCGGTAGCGCGGTGGCTGCGCGGCTTGCTGCTGCGAGTACTTGCGGCGTTGCCGGACGGCGCACTTCGGGTCGCGGCCGTGGACGGAGCGACGCTCGGGGCGGTGTTCGGCCCGTTCCGCGCAATGGTGGAGGCGGAGGCGTGGCGAAGGCCCGCGATCGACCTTCCGGGTCTCCAGCAGGTGCTGGCTGAGGCGGAGGAGCGGATCGAGCGGGTTCAGGACGGCGAGGCGGATCCGTCGGTGCTGCTGGTGTGCGTTGCGGCGCTGCCGCAGGGCGCGGCGCGTGCGGAGTGGTCGCGGTTGGCGGCGATCGCGCACGCCGGTCCGGCCGCAGGTGTGTTCCTGCTGTTGGCCGGCTATCCGCCGCCTCAGCATCCGGGGCTGGAGGCGGCGCCTCGATTGGAACGGACGACGCATCTGACAGCAGCCGGCGGCGGATTGTTCAGGGTTTCGGACCCGCCGGGTCCGTACCGGTTCAGTGACGACGGTGCGGGCTTGGCGGTGCCGATGCGGTTGGACGGAGGCCCGTCGGACGATCTGATCGAGACGGTCTGTCGCAGATTGGCGAAAGCAGCGCGGGTGCAGGCGTCGACGGACTTCACGGCGTTGATGCCGGTCGAGATTTGGCAGGAGTCGTCGGTCGGCGGGCTGCGCACCGTGGTGGGCCGGGAGGGCCGCGCCGAGTGTGTGCTGGCGCTGGATGATGCGACGCCGCACTGGTTGGTGGGTGGTCGTACCGGGTCGGGCAAGACCGTCTTCCTGCTGGACATGCTCTACGGTCTGGCGTCGCGCTACTCCCCGGACGAGTTGGGCCTGTATCTGCTGGACTTCAAGGAGGGGGTGTCGTTCGCGGAGTTCACCCCGACGGCGGTAGACCCGTCGTGGATCCCGCACGCCCGCACCGTGGGCATCGAGTCCGACCGGGAGTACGGGCTGGCGGTGCTGCGCACGTTGTCGCGGGAGATGACCCGGCGGGCGAGCGAGCTGAAGCGGGCCGGGGTGACGAAGCTTGCCGACCTGCGGGCCGGGCGGCCGGACGTGGCGATGCCGCGGCTGGTGGCGGTGATCGACGAGTTCCACGTGCTGTTCGAGGGTAACGACCCAGTGGCCCGCCAGGCGGTGGCGCTGCTGGAGGAGTTGGCGCGTAAGGGCCGCTCCTATGGCATCCACCTGGTCCTGGCGTCGCAGACGATCTCCGGGGTGGAGGCGCTGTTCGCCAAGACAGAGTCGATCTTCGGGCAGTTCCCGCTGCGGGTCGCGCTCGCCGGTGGTGGTGGGATCCTCGACCAGCTCAACGACGGTGCCGACAACCTTCCGATCGGCGCAGCCGTCATCAACGCGGCGGCCGGGATACCGGGAGCGAACCGGGTGATCCGCTTCCCGAACGCCGATGCCGCGTCGGTGACCGCGCAGCGACACCTGCTGTGGAACGCCCGCCCGCCGGGCGACGCGCCACCCGCGGTGTTCGCCGGCTACGCCGAGCAGCACCCCGACGCCGATCCCACGTTCGCCCGCCTGTCTCCGAACGTACGGCGACGGCGGGCCCTGGTCGGCCGCGCCGTCGACGTCGGCCTACCGACCGCAGGGTTCACCCTCGACGCCACTCCAGGTAGCCATCTGGCCGTACTCGGCACCTCCCCAGTCGGAGCCGACGTCCTATACGCAGCCGCGGTCAGTCTGGCCCGCCAGCACGCCCCCGGCACTGCCCGCTTTCTCATCGCGCCGCTTGTCGCCGCTGCCGACGAGGCGGCCGACGCCGCCGTCGAGGCGATCACCGCAGCCGGCCACCACTGCGAAACCATCACCTCGACCCAGTACCGGACGCATCTGGTCGACCTCGCCCAGCAGTCCGAGCCTGGCGGCGGGCAGGCGACGTACCTGGTGGTGTTCGGCGCCGACGCCGCGAGCAACCTCCTCGCGGCCAGCGACCCGATCACCTACCGCTCCGGACACGAGGACCTGCGCGCCGTGTTGGCCAACGGTCCCGGCCACGGCGTGCACCTGCTCGGCTGGTGGCGCACCCTGAGCCGGTTCAACGACGACGTCGGCCCCACCGGCGGCGGTGAGGTCGCCTGCCTCGTCGCGCTCAACCTGCCCAGCAGCGACATCGGCTCCCTGCTCGGCGACTACGCCTCCGAGTGGCAGTCCCGCCCCAACCGTGCCCTGCTGATCGACCGCAACGACAACCGCCGCACCCTCATCGTCCCCTACGTACGCCCCGGCACCCTCGACCAGATCGACGACCTCACATGA